One genomic region from Microcystis panniformis FACHB-1757 encodes:
- a CDS encoding glycogen/starch/alpha-glucan phosphorylase, which produces MDPSPESTFVCPIIIEDDRTGLDTETIRRALRDNLLYIQGKLPELASKNDLYMALAYTIRDRLLQRWLTTQQTYLKKDVRTVCYLSAEFLVGPHLANNLINLGIYEQVEKAVSESGLKLEELIAQEEEPGLGNGGLGRLAACYLDSLSTLEIPAIGYGIRYEFGIFDQEIHDGWQVEITDKWLQYGNPWEIARPEAGVEVKFGGYTESYTDENGNYRSRWIPDYVVKGIPYDTPILGYRVNTANTMRLWKSEACESFDFGRFNRGDYYGAVDNKVHSENISKVLYPNDEPIQGKELRLEQQYFFVSCSLQDMIRIHLHENPSLDNFHQKWSVQLNDTHPSVGVAELMRLLIDVHHFDWDKAWFITQNTFAYTNHTLLPEALEKWSLSIFGRLLPRLMEIIYEINHRFLDKIRIIYPHDDGKMSRLSIIDESGEKYVRMAHLACVGSQAINGVAALHTELLKKDVLRDFYELFPEKFSNKTNGVTPRRWIVSSNPRLTFAITEKIGENWIKHLEDLRGLENYVDDGGFRDSWRRIKYDIKADLANYIDKKVGIKVDPSTLFDVQVKRIHEYKRQHLNVLHIVTLYHRLKNNPNLDITPRTFIFGGKAAPGYFMAKLIIKLINSVAEVIDNDPTIGGRLKVVFLPDYNVTFGQRVYPAADLSEQISTAGKEASGTGNMKFSMNGALTIGTLDGANIEIREEVGAENFFLFGLTTEEVYAKKAAGYNPQEYYYHNEELRAVLDLIGSGFFSRGDSSLFRPLVDNLIYDDPYMLLADYQSYIDCQEGVGHAYKDQEHWSRLAILNVARMGKFSSDRSIRQYCEEIWRVQPVKIELPDYTQANAGLSVN; this is translated from the coding sequence ATGGATCCATCTCCAGAGTCAACTTTTGTTTGTCCGATTATCATCGAAGATGACAGAACGGGATTAGACACAGAAACTATCCGACGGGCTTTAAGGGATAATTTACTCTATATTCAAGGTAAATTACCGGAATTAGCCAGCAAAAACGATCTTTACATGGCCTTAGCTTATACCATCCGTGATCGTTTATTGCAGCGTTGGTTGACCACCCAACAAACCTATCTAAAAAAAGATGTCAGAACCGTTTGTTATCTCTCGGCCGAATTTTTAGTCGGTCCCCATTTGGCCAATAATTTAATCAATCTCGGTATCTACGAACAGGTGGAGAAAGCTGTCAGCGAATCGGGATTAAAACTAGAAGAATTAATTGCCCAGGAAGAAGAACCGGGGTTAGGAAATGGTGGTTTAGGTCGTTTAGCTGCCTGTTATCTTGATTCCCTTTCTACCCTAGAAATTCCGGCTATTGGTTACGGTATTCGCTACGAATTTGGTATCTTTGATCAAGAAATTCACGACGGTTGGCAGGTAGAAATAACCGATAAGTGGTTACAGTATGGAAATCCCTGGGAAATTGCCCGACCAGAAGCGGGAGTAGAGGTAAAATTTGGCGGTTATACCGAATCCTATACCGACGAAAATGGTAATTATCGCAGTCGTTGGATTCCCGATTATGTAGTCAAAGGAATTCCCTACGATACCCCAATTCTCGGCTATCGAGTTAACACCGCTAATACTATGCGTCTATGGAAATCAGAAGCTTGTGAATCTTTTGATTTTGGTCGCTTTAATCGCGGCGATTATTATGGTGCGGTGGATAATAAAGTTCACTCGGAAAATATCAGTAAAGTTCTCTATCCTAACGATGAACCAATTCAAGGCAAAGAACTACGTTTAGAACAGCAATATTTCTTTGTTTCCTGTTCCCTACAGGATATGATTCGTATTCACTTACATGAGAACCCCAGTCTCGATAATTTTCATCAAAAATGGTCGGTACAATTGAATGATACTCACCCTTCCGTCGGGGTAGCCGAGTTAATGCGCTTGTTAATTGATGTGCATCATTTCGATTGGGATAAAGCTTGGTTTATTACTCAAAATACCTTCGCTTACACCAATCATACTCTTTTGCCAGAAGCTTTAGAAAAATGGTCTTTGAGTATTTTTGGTCGTCTTTTACCGCGATTAATGGAAATTATCTACGAAATTAACCATCGTTTCTTGGATAAAATTCGCATTATTTATCCCCATGATGATGGCAAAATGTCCCGTTTATCTATAATCGATGAAAGCGGCGAAAAATACGTCCGTATGGCTCACCTTGCCTGTGTGGGTTCCCAGGCAATTAATGGGGTGGCAGCCCTCCATACAGAATTACTGAAAAAAGATGTTCTGCGCGATTTCTATGAACTCTTTCCCGAAAAGTTTAGCAACAAAACTAATGGAGTTACTCCCCGGCGCTGGATAGTTTCTAGTAATCCCCGCTTGACTTTTGCGATTACAGAAAAAATCGGCGAAAATTGGATTAAGCATCTGGAGGATTTACGCGGTTTAGAAAACTATGTGGATGATGGAGGATTTCGGGACTCTTGGCGACGAATTAAATACGATATTAAGGCAGATTTAGCCAATTATATCGATAAAAAAGTCGGCATTAAAGTTGATCCTAGTACCCTCTTTGATGTGCAGGTAAAACGCATTCACGAATATAAACGGCAACATCTCAACGTTTTACATATCGTCACCCTCTATCATCGCCTCAAAAATAATCCCAATCTCGATATTACCCCCCGTACCTTTATTTTTGGTGGTAAGGCAGCCCCGGGTTATTTTATGGCGAAATTAATCATTAAATTGATTAATTCTGTGGCAGAAGTGATCGATAATGATCCGACGATTGGAGGACGTTTAAAAGTGGTTTTCCTACCCGATTATAATGTCACCTTCGGTCAACGGGTTTATCCAGCTGCCGACTTGTCTGAACAAATTTCCACAGCTGGGAAAGAAGCTTCGGGAACTGGTAATATGAAATTTTCCATGAATGGTGCCTTAACTATCGGCACTCTTGATGGGGCAAATATCGAAATTCGTGAAGAGGTGGGAGCGGAAAATTTCTTTCTTTTTGGCTTGACAACTGAGGAAGTTTATGCTAAGAAAGCCGCTGGTTATAATCCCCAAGAATACTATTACCATAACGAAGAATTGCGGGCGGTATTAGACCTCATTGGTTCGGGATTTTTTAGCCGGGGTGATAGTAGTTTATTCCGTCCGCTTGTGGATAATCTTATCTACGATGATCCCTATATGTTACTGGCCGATTATCAGTCCTATATCGACTGTCAGGAAGGAGTCGGTCACGCTTATAAAGATCAAGAACATTGGAGTCGTTTAGCAATTCTTAATGTGGCCCGCATGGGTAAATTCTCTAGCGATCGATCGATTCGGCAATACTGCGAGGAAATCTGGCGGGTACAACCAGTAAAGATTGAATTACCCGATTATACTCAAGCTAATGCTGGTTTATCGGTAAATTAG
- the rsmA gene encoding 16S rRNA (adenine(1518)-N(6)/adenine(1519)-N(6))-dimethyltransferase RsmA, which translates to MKIQPRKRFGQHWLKDESILDRIIGAANLQSEDRVLEIGPGTGILTRRLLDGAQLVVAVEIDRDLWTILNKKFGQQDNFHLIPGDFLTLKPEQLPPVNKVVANIPYNITGPILEKLLGSIAHPFTPPYQSITLLVQKEVAERLVAVPSTKAYSALSVRIQYLADCQWICDVPRRAFSPPPRVDSAVIQLLPRVFPKNVSNAAFLSTLISWGFANRRKMLRNNLKNCLDSDRLSQILTQLEINPLARAEDLSLSQWIDLAEKLGQLPKF; encoded by the coding sequence ATGAAAATTCAACCGCGTAAACGTTTTGGACAACATTGGTTAAAAGATGAATCGATACTCGATCGCATCATCGGCGCTGCTAATTTACAATCAGAGGATCGGGTATTAGAAATCGGCCCTGGTACAGGCATTTTAACCCGTCGTCTTCTCGATGGCGCTCAATTGGTTGTCGCTGTAGAAATCGATCGAGATCTATGGACAATTTTAAATAAAAAATTTGGCCAACAAGATAACTTTCATCTCATCCCAGGCGACTTTCTTACCCTTAAACCCGAGCAACTGCCGCCAGTTAATAAAGTAGTGGCTAATATTCCCTATAATATCACCGGTCCGATCCTCGAAAAGCTGCTCGGTTCGATCGCCCATCCCTTCACCCCCCCTTACCAGAGTATTACCCTCTTGGTCCAGAAAGAAGTCGCCGAAAGATTAGTCGCTGTCCCCTCCACCAAAGCTTACAGCGCTCTCAGCGTCCGCATTCAATACCTTGCCGATTGTCAATGGATTTGTGATGTCCCCCGGCGAGCCTTTTCCCCACCTCCCCGGGTGGATTCGGCGGTAATTCAGCTTTTACCCCGTGTTTTCCCGAAAAATGTCAGTAATGCGGCCTTTTTGTCCACTTTAATTAGCTGGGGTTTTGCCAACCGGCGCAAAATGTTACGCAATAATCTAAAAAATTGTCTGGATAGCGATCGATTAAGCCAAATCCTGACACAATTAGAGATTAATCCCCTCGCTCGCGCCGAAGATCTCAGTTTATCGCAATGGATTGACTTGGCGGAAAAATTAGGTCAATTGCCAAAATTTTAG
- the crcB gene encoding fluoride efflux transporter CrcB — MNFFRGRYGLFVAIGAIFGALSRFYIAKLIDSIFGKEWGFFGTFFVNVSGCLIIAYIFTMVKENIRIIAPELGLMIATGFCGSYTTFSTYSLEVNKFLEQGNLTFGLIYWLGSVLGGMIALKIGVILARTGFPR; from the coding sequence ATGAATTTTTTCAGGGGTCGTTATGGTTTATTCGTGGCAATTGGGGCTATTTTTGGGGCTTTAAGTCGTTTTTATATTGCGAAATTAATTGACAGTATCTTCGGTAAAGAGTGGGGATTTTTTGGGACATTTTTTGTCAATGTTTCTGGCTGTTTAATTATTGCCTATATCTTTACTATGGTTAAGGAAAATATTCGTATAATTGCCCCAGAATTAGGATTGATGATTGCCACGGGTTTTTGTGGTTCCTATACAACTTTTTCTACCTATAGTTTGGAGGTAAACAAGTTTTTAGAGCAGGGAAACTTGACTTTCGGTTTAATTTATTGGTTGGGCAGTGTTCTTGGGGGGATGATTGCGCTTAAAATTGGAGTTATTTTAGCAAGAACAGGTTTTCCTAGATGA
- the crcB gene encoding fluoride efflux transporter CrcB translates to MSDLNDVFAIAAGAVPGALSRYHITEWTKAKFGLRFPYGTFIINLTGCLAIGFFWAILPSFSFYSHSLDLMVRTGFLGAYTTFSTYSLDILTLWRNQQNFLSLIFAVASIIFGLIAVRIGAAIAQFFLG, encoded by the coding sequence ATGTCAGATTTGAACGATGTTTTCGCAATTGCAGCAGGAGCGGTTCCAGGGGCGTTATCTCGTTATCATATTACCGAATGGACAAAAGCGAAATTCGGCTTGCGCTTTCCCTATGGAACCTTTATTATTAATTTAACTGGCTGTCTAGCTATCGGCTTTTTTTGGGCTATTTTACCCAGTTTTTCCTTTTATTCCCACTCACTAGATTTAATGGTTAGAACGGGATTTTTAGGAGCTTATACCACCTTTTCTACCTATAGTTTAGATATCTTGACCCTCTGGCGCAATCAACAAAATTTTCTCAGTCTTATTTTTGCCGTTGCTAGTATCATTTTCGGATTGATTGCCGTGAGAATCGGGGCAGCTATTGCCCAATTTTTTCTAGGTTAA
- the hpnA gene encoding hopanoid-associated sugar epimerase, translating to MRAFVTGGTGFIGANLVRLLLVEGYQVRVLVRPQSNLRNLRGLDVEIVRGNLNDENLFKLMVGCEVLFHVAAHYSLWQKDRHQLYQNNVLGTINVLESAHLAGVARIVYTSSVAAIGVGKKGESVDETYQSPAHQLVGYYKKSKYWAEQEALKAVQRGQDIVIVNPSTPIGAFDLKPTPTGDIILRFLRRKMPAYVNTGLNLIDVRDVAWGHLLALEKGRTGERYILGHQNTSLKTLLTELAEITSINAPKIVLPFWIPLLIAWLDEKVLPVFGKSPSIPLDGVKMSKQSMYYDSSKARQELGLPQSPIRQALADAIDWFQTNGDITY from the coding sequence ATGCGTGCTTTTGTGACGGGTGGAACGGGTTTTATCGGGGCGAATTTAGTGCGATTGCTTTTAGTCGAAGGCTACCAAGTGCGCGTCCTCGTCCGTCCCCAGAGTAATCTCAGAAATTTGCGGGGTTTAGACGTGGAAATTGTCCGGGGTAATTTAAATGATGAGAACTTATTTAAATTAATGGTCGGATGCGAAGTTCTCTTTCATGTAGCGGCGCACTATTCTCTCTGGCAAAAGGATAGACATCAACTCTACCAAAACAATGTTTTAGGTACAATAAATGTGCTAGAATCGGCGCATTTAGCGGGAGTTGCCAGAATAGTTTATACCAGTTCTGTGGCGGCTATTGGAGTTGGTAAAAAGGGTGAAAGTGTCGATGAAACTTATCAAAGTCCCGCCCATCAATTGGTGGGTTATTATAAAAAATCAAAGTATTGGGCAGAACAGGAAGCATTGAAAGCAGTGCAAAGAGGACAGGATATCGTTATAGTTAATCCTAGTACGCCGATAGGAGCCTTTGATCTTAAGCCTACACCCACTGGCGACATTATTCTCCGTTTTTTGCGGCGAAAAATGCCCGCTTATGTGAATACGGGATTAAATCTAATTGATGTGCGCGATGTGGCCTGGGGACATTTATTAGCTTTAGAAAAGGGAAGAACTGGCGAAAGATATATTTTAGGTCATCAAAACACTTCTTTAAAAACCTTGTTGACAGAATTAGCCGAAATTACCAGCATAAATGCTCCGAAAATTGTTTTACCTTTTTGGATTCCTTTACTAATAGCTTGGCTGGATGAAAAAGTTCTTCCTGTCTTCGGAAAATCGCCCTCTATACCCCTTGATGGCGTGAAAATGTCAAAACAGTCCATGTACTACGATTCCTCGAAGGCACGGCAAGAACTGGGCTTACCGCAATCGCCGATTAGACAAGCTTTAGCTGATGCTATCGATTGGTTTCAAACCAATGGAGACATTACTTATTAA
- a CDS encoding DUF3370 domain-containing protein: protein MLPFLLPIAQTPPSVEIIRPAQVRPLPNQLDQVPVFNSNSPELLLGEGILLSTFPSQEKSFPSAHLNYAFQGRFDIFAHHIARGSFPDNLRTLYLGILLHNPSPNPVTVKILQGASYLSQPDAAFIDLPAQVENNQGTVFAGPGSRVMGDILMGQRQDIFPDRIIIPPGESFMVLNAAIPVRDLTPPLNGRSTYLRLESDGLLYAASLALYAPLDENGQERPPNLTEWQNLLEKGNLSTPRDRAPTPPHSQGQIIYGRVAGVSQGSAWPARLVDRASLWLNIPDSGQSIAYGISTLPGGKLGTEQNQSASMLVRYPDTAYQAHGNYGVEYRLSLPLFNRSDEAKTVTIALETPIKENIIGLGLRFLDPAAPQVFFRGTVAVNYSDDQGQAQSRFFHLVQRRGQEGQSLVTLTIPPGDWRVVQVNFLYPPDATPPQVLTIKTE from the coding sequence ATGTTACCTTTTTTACTACCCATTGCCCAAACTCCCCCTAGTGTAGAAATAATTCGACCGGCCCAGGTGCGTCCTTTACCGAATCAACTAGATCAAGTTCCTGTTTTTAATAGCAATAGTCCCGAATTATTGCTAGGAGAAGGGATTTTGCTTTCGACTTTTCCCTCCCAAGAGAAAAGTTTTCCCTCGGCCCATTTAAATTATGCTTTTCAGGGACGCTTTGATATTTTTGCCCACCATATAGCGAGGGGGAGTTTTCCCGATAATTTACGCACCCTTTATCTGGGTATATTACTCCACAATCCCAGTCCTAATCCCGTGACTGTTAAAATTTTGCAGGGGGCCAGTTATTTGAGTCAACCCGATGCAGCTTTTATCGATTTACCTGCACAAGTGGAAAATAATCAGGGGACGGTTTTTGCTGGGCCGGGAAGTCGGGTAATGGGGGATATTTTAATGGGGCAGCGTCAGGATATTTTTCCCGATAGGATTATTATTCCCCCTGGGGAGAGTTTTATGGTCTTAAATGCGGCGATTCCCGTGCGCGATTTGACTCCCCCTTTAAACGGTAGATCCACTTATCTTCGTCTGGAAAGTGACGGTCTTCTCTACGCTGCTAGTTTAGCTCTTTATGCACCCTTAGACGAAAATGGGCAGGAAAGACCACCAAATCTGACAGAGTGGCAAAATTTGCTAGAAAAAGGCAATTTATCGACTCCGCGGGATCGAGCGCCCACTCCTCCCCATAGTCAAGGACAGATAATTTATGGACGGGTAGCGGGGGTGTCCCAAGGTTCAGCTTGGCCTGCCCGATTGGTCGATCGAGCTTCTTTATGGTTAAATATTCCTGATTCTGGTCAATCTATAGCCTATGGGATTAGCACCCTACCCGGAGGCAAACTGGGAACGGAACAAAATCAAAGTGCTAGTATGTTAGTTCGCTATCCCGATACGGCCTATCAAGCTCATGGTAATTACGGTGTGGAATATAGGTTAAGTTTACCTCTATTTAATCGAAGTGATGAGGCGAAAACGGTGACTATTGCGCTAGAAACACCGATTAAAGAGAATATTATTGGGCTGGGTTTGCGTTTTCTCGATCCGGCTGCTCCACAAGTGTTTTTTCGGGGAACAGTAGCCGTCAATTATAGCGATGATCAAGGACAGGCACAAAGCAGATTTTTTCATCTCGTTCAAAGACGCGGACAAGAGGGGCAATCTTTAGTGACTCTGACTATTCCTCCGGGGGATTGGCGTGTAGTACAGGTAAATTTTTTATATCCACCAGATGCTACTCCTCCGCAGGTTTTAACGATTAAGACCGAGTAG
- a CDS encoding PCP reductase family protein, translating to MDALDFSDQLQWTAEAKAKLKNIPYFVRYQARQRIEELARHAGSDRVTVEMVEQARVEFGQ from the coding sequence ATGGACGCTCTAGATTTTTCCGATCAACTACAATGGACCGCAGAAGCAAAAGCAAAACTGAAAAATATTCCCTATTTTGTTCGTTACCAAGCGCGTCAAAGGATAGAAGAATTAGCTCGTCATGCCGGTTCCGATCGAGTTACCGTGGAAATGGTGGAACAGGCTAGAGTAGAATTCGGACAGTAG
- the moaA gene encoding GTP 3',8-cyclase MoaA: protein MNQIDYLRISLIDRCNFRCQYCLPEDAELAYVRPQDLLTREEILTLVKNVFIPLGFRKFRLTGGEPLLHPEVVEIVRDIASLSATSDLALTTNGYLLDNLAEMLYEAGLRRINISLDSLDPDTFDKIIGNRGRSRWQKTWAGIQAAQRVGFDPLKLNVVVIPGINEAEVEDLAALTIDKRWHVRFIEFMPIGNGDLFQEKAWIANEELRGRIRAKWGLNEGQVRGNGPADVFQIPGAKGTIGFISQMSECFCDRCNRLRLSADGWLRPCLLNETGQIDLKTALRQGISPAEIRERVRELIELKAEINFKLRDSGTSSGIYTRTMSQIGG from the coding sequence ATGAACCAAATCGACTATCTCAGGATTAGTTTAATCGATCGCTGTAACTTTCGCTGTCAGTATTGTCTGCCTGAAGATGCAGAATTGGCCTATGTTCGACCGCAAGACTTACTCACCCGGGAGGAAATTCTTACTTTAGTCAAAAATGTCTTTATTCCCCTCGGTTTCCGCAAATTTCGTCTTACTGGTGGGGAACCTCTCTTACATCCCGAAGTAGTGGAGATTGTGCGCGACATCGCCTCTTTATCTGCTACTAGCGATTTAGCCTTGACCACTAATGGCTATTTACTTGACAATTTAGCCGAAATGTTGTATGAAGCCGGACTAAGACGGATTAATATTAGTTTAGACTCCCTCGACCCCGACACTTTCGATAAGATTATCGGTAATCGCGGCCGGAGTCGTTGGCAAAAAACTTGGGCAGGTATTCAAGCAGCCCAGAGGGTGGGTTTTGACCCCTTAAAATTGAATGTGGTGGTGATTCCGGGGATAAATGAGGCAGAAGTGGAAGATTTAGCGGCTTTGACCATCGATAAGCGTTGGCACGTCCGTTTTATCGAGTTTATGCCCATCGGTAACGGTGATTTATTTCAAGAAAAAGCTTGGATTGCCAACGAGGAATTAAGGGGGCGAATTCGGGCAAAATGGGGCTTAAATGAGGGTCAAGTGCGGGGAAATGGTCCAGCCGATGTTTTTCAAATTCCGGGGGCTAAGGGTACAATCGGCTTTATCAGTCAGATGTCGGAGTGTTTTTGCGATCGCTGCAACCGCCTACGTCTCTCGGCCGATGGTTGGTTGCGTCCCTGTCTCCTCAACGAAACCGGACAAATTGACCTAAAAACTGCCCTCCGTCAGGGAATTTCGCCAGCAGAAATCAGGGAAAGAGTGCGGGAATTAATAGAACTGAAGGCAGAAATAAACTTTAAACTGCGTGATTCCGGCACATCAAGCGGCATTTATACCCGTACTATGTCCCAAATTGGCGGCTAA
- a CDS encoding TolB family protein: MKEKIFFVWLGRFLASFGLLSGISGCNSPLLITPQVPAGGLNSFAPDQFPSYSADGRYLAFASDRSGRRSIYLFDLQEKRLVNLPNLNRGDSSQDQPSLNADGRLIAYISSERGKSDVMVYDRSRSRATLLTANLRGSVRNPTISGDGRQIAFETNQDGQWNIAIINGQF; the protein is encoded by the coding sequence ATGAAAGAAAAAATTTTTTTTGTCTGGCTGGGGCGATTTTTGGCCTCTTTTGGGCTGTTATCGGGGATAAGTGGCTGTAATTCCCCTCTTTTGATCACTCCTCAAGTTCCCGCCGGTGGTTTAAATAGTTTTGCTCCCGATCAATTCCCCAGTTATAGTGCTGATGGTCGCTATTTAGCCTTCGCTTCCGATCGCTCCGGTCGTCGTAGTATATATTTATTCGATCTGCAAGAAAAGCGCCTAGTTAATCTTCCTAACCTAAATCGTGGCGATTCTAGCCAAGATCAGCCATCTTTAAATGCTGACGGTCGTTTAATTGCCTATATCTCCAGCGAACGCGGTAAAAGTGATGTCATGGTTTATGATCGTTCCAGATCCCGTGCAACCCTGTTAACCGCTAACCTGCGGGGAAGCGTCCGCAATCCCACCATTAGCGGTGATGGTCGCCAAATTGCCTTTGAAACCAACCAAGACGGTCAATGGAATATTGCGATCATTAACGGCCAATTTTAA